The genome window CAAAATACGCCTGAAAAATGGCAACAACGTGCATATATTCTATTATACAATGTTCTATACACAAAAACAAgcgagacacacaaacaaacaaacaaacaagtgcaAACATAAGCGTTCAATTAAAGTTCAACCACTACAAGCTTTTTTTGTCTTGTTCATAGCAAGAAAACgctacaaaataaaagaagaaatacaataccaagacagaaatagatagatagatagatagatagatagatagatagagagaaagggataaagttaaaacaaaatatttcttagACATGGCAGCAAAATGcaactaaaagaaagagaaagagagagagagagagagagagagagagagagagagagagagagagagagagagagagagagagagagagagagagagagagagagagagagagaaaattgagaatcCAACTACAACGGCAGCAAAACGAACACAACAGACAAATACAttccttttaaaatatatacagaaaaaaaaaaaaaaaaagtggggaataAACGAAAAGAATTAACAAAACACAACTACGACATACAACAGATTACAATACGCAGCGGTACACAGTGAAATTCGATTCATTAGCCATACCACGATTTGTTTTCAAGCTGCAAGAAAGATGAACAAAGTATTAAAAGTCtcagttggggagagggggggggggtaaaaagggaagggagaagtaggggaggggaatggggagggggagggtaagaaagagagggggatggggaaggaagtgggggagggggaggggaaggggggagggggagaaaaagagtgggatagggaaggaagtgcgggagggggaggggaagggaggagggagagaaagaggagaatggggggagaagagaagcaggagtagagaaggaatgaaaacaaAGTAAGGAAAGACGGGAACGgtagagaaggaatggaaaagagaataagcgggaagagaggaagggaaacagggagagggaagcgggGCAAAGCAATAAGGTAAAGTATAGAAGGAGtaaaagaggggaataggaaggaggcagagacggagagggggaaaggagaggagagggagaggagcgagaatggagaaaagggggggggggtgaacattcAAAACAAACTACAACGACGAGACACAAAAAGCATACAGGACGGGTAATTAGACAAATAGaaggacaggtagataaataggtagaaaaaaaaaattatatatatatatcaaatacatatataaatatatatatatataaatatatatatatatatatatatatatatatatatatataaattatatataaattatatatatatatatatatatatatatatatatagagagagagagagagaggagaaggggggggggggtaacatggGGTTTGGGGGAGAGAACGAGTTACTGAGGACCgaagtgaggaaaagaaaagaagtgagaaagagtaaCAACACATAAACAGCTTTTTCCTTCCACAGACATCAACACAAGGCCAAAAAACCAACCGTCGTCGTCTGCCTCAGCATCTTCTGTCGTTTGAGAGGTCACGGCCTCGTCTTGCGCCGCCTGGTCATCTGGAACGACAAGCCGGGCTGGGTCACGGCGGGGCCAAAGGGGGCGGAGCTTGCGACAGGCCAAGGGGTTACGGAGTTAagtggtttttttttctatagttgaTGTGCTGcaggcgtgttttttttttttttttttggttgcgtTATGCACATGGTATCttttattcgtattttattttcatgttgttattatttagggAATATTTGTCTTTTGTTCCGATTTTGCGTGTGTTGTGCATTTTCCGTGGGTTAAGGATCGTAGCGTTATCAGTGGGTTACAGCTGtgtcatttcatttgttttttgtcccCTTGCGGATAGATTactatttgtttcgtttttttatattttttccacgTCTTTGTTCTTGTTGCAAAGAATTTAGTTTACGTTttaatggttattctttttagtatgctacgtgtttttttgttaatttctctGTTAGCGTTAGGAAtacgacgttttttttttttttaattttgttattgtgtgATATGTTTTTGGTGAACTGTGTAACGGATTTTGCTGCGCGCTTTGTGACGTCGTTTTGGGGACGTCACGAGTGTAGATGTTATTTCCATCTTTATTGCGATAATTATCTTGGACGAGGTTTTTTAACGGTCtctttttaacgtttttttttgttgtttatcccttttttcatgaatttaatttgttttccataattattttcaataggCATCTTTATCGAATTGCATCCAGGTTCAGGAATTCGACCTCGtcagatatagacaaatacaataaagaaaagaatgcgTATTAATGCATGTTACAGTGACGTTGATAAAGCAGTAAAAATACGAATTATGGcattaaaaaagaatatacatttctgtgttaggagaaagagaacgccatatattaaaaatgagaaaaggtattatataaaaaaagaaaaaaacatataaatcaaatgaaatcaaattatgaaaataaagatacgGTAATATATAAACTGTAAGAATCATCCTCTAGATCTACAATATATACAGCAGTAAAATTGCATCTAATTCTTAAAAATTGCTTGCAAAGTGAATCTAAAAAAATATGTACAGGTTTATATGATTACTGAATCTAGGAGAAAAGTGATATTTACAGATTGTGGACTAGAATGACATGGTAGATTTTTCAAGAACCATTTGCATGACActcaaagaaaaaatgaaaaagacaggcaaagacacacacacacacatatctgcctatctatctatctatctatctacacacacatacacacacacacacacacacatgtatatatatacatatatatacatatatataaatatatatacatctatctctctctctctctctcttcgtatgtatgtgtatatgtatgtatatatatatatatatatatatatatatatatatatatatatatatacacacacacacacacacacacacacacacacacacagacacacacacacacacacacacacacacacacacactcacatacgtatgcatatacatatgtacatatatatatatatacatatatatatatatatatatatatatatatatatatgtgtgtgtatgtacatatgtatgtgtatatgtacatatgtatatgcatacgtatgtgagtgagtgtgtgtgtgtgtgtgtgtgtgtgtgtgtgtgtgtgtgtgtgtgtgtgtgtgtgtgtgtgtgtgtgtgtgtgtgtgtgtgtgtgtgtgtgtgtctgtgtgcgtatatatgtatatgtatatatatatatatatatatatatatatatatatatatatatataacaaggagagagagaggagagagagagagagagagagagagagagagagagaagagagagagaggagagagaggagagagagagagagagagagagagagagagagaaagagagagaaagaaagagagagatagagagaggagagagatagagagagagacaggagagagagagacgagagagagagaaacaggagaaagagagagagagagagagagagagagagagagagagagagatgagagagaggagagagaggagacgagagagagagagagagagagagaggagagagagacgagagagagagagagaaacaggagaaagagagagagagagagagagagagagagagagagagagagagagagagagagagagagagaaagagagagagatagagagagaaaaagaagaacacagaaacacacacatttaatttACCTTCCTCTAAcaccaaccctcctccctccctctccccttcccccccctccccctccccctcccttgactCACCAGCAGTTGGAGGGTCAGTGGTGTCCGAATTCTCGGCCACTTCTTCGGTTCCGGCTTCCTGTGCTGCCGCGGGAAGTTGAGGTTCGCCTTCCTCTGCTGCCACCACTGCCACCGCGACTGCCACCACCAGCATTGTCGCCACAACCATGCGCCAGAATCTCATCATGTTTGTCTGGTGGAAGaaagcgaggggaaaaaaaaaacgaggattaGATGGAGGAAGTCAAGAAGATGAGGATTCGAACAtccacaagatttttttttatacaagattttttttttaataataatgatttataatgacTCTGAGGATATTTATATCAAAATTGGTTATGTCCATCAGTAACAATATAATCCAAAATCGTAATacggataatgatagtaaaatcaaCGTATAAATGTcattaaattcataaatatatttgtgcaaAGGACCATACGTTAACACAAACacggtagacagacaaacagacaaacaaacaaacagaactcaACTACCCATCATCGcaccatatatttttctctcaaatTATCACtccagacttaaaaaaaaaaaaaaaaaaaaatccataatctACCTTCATACTCTTTAATCACCAAAAGTAATGAATTCTACACCCagtgaaataaacaaaaccaagagagaaggagagagagaaaaaaaaaatgaatataatattgtCGTTAAAATGTCGATCTATTTCGCCCTAAAAATGGACTACAGTTTGTCaggctttgttgttttgttagggaggggggggggaagggggggtgggagggaggagggggagggggcgttgaAAAGTataatgggaggaagagaaagaggggggaggggagggggagggatatagggaggggggggagggaggaagagagaaaggaagagtgggaaggaagaagaaaaaaagggagagagggaaggatgtaagggagggcgggaggggatgggggatagagggagagagaaagagagaaagagagaaagagagaaagagagagagagagagagagagcgagagagcgagagagagaatgagagagaggggaagaatgagagagagagagaatgagagcgagagagagaatgagagagagaaagagagaaagagagaaagagagagaaagagagaaagagagaaagagagaaagagagaaagagagaaagagagaaagagagagaattagagaaagagagaaagagagagcgagagagagagagagagagagagagagagagagatagcgagagagagagcgagagagagagagcgagagagagcccccCTCCGTGCGGGTCCGCCCCCAGAGATCGAGGCTAAtaaacctttcccctttccagcGCCTTTCCGTGCGGGTACATCAACCGAAAGGCCAATTAATACGTAAGATAGGGATCGTCGCGTCACCTCCTTCTGCCCTCGTTTGGTCGGAGGCGCCACCGCGTCCcgattcccctcaccccccccttccccttccccttccccttcccttccctcattcctgccCTCTCACTCGGTCACTATTCCCCTCTGCGcttccttctctccgtttccatactcattctctctctctctcggtcattcttcacctcctctctgtttccttcctcctttctcctccctcattccccctctctcggtCATTCTTCatctttactcttcctcctctctcttcctcccccattccccctctctcggtcttttttcatctttactcttccttctccccatttcctcccttccttctcctccctcagtaACTCTATCTCGGTCATTCTTCacctttgctcttcctcctctctgtttcctcccccatttcctttcaCTCGGTCGTTCCTcacttttccatttcctcctttcacccccccccccacatttttttccccttcctatttcctctatctctcttcccacctccacttccatcccgactcctctcttctcccctttcctacttcctctttccctatccctcctactccctcctcccaccttccatctcttgccatctcttccatctttccccctttcatcactctcctcttcacctcttccacgcctccctttccctctctcctcctcctatctcaatctcccccttcccctctccttttcccctttcatcacccttacctctcccactcccgctaccatcaccctccccttccccacctccctccccttccccacctccctcccctcctccatctccctcccgttccccatctccctccccttccccatctctcccccaccccccccccttcacgcatcaacccccccccccccaacgtccGGCTGTGACATCAAACTGGAAAATGAACGCAGAATGTCAGGTCAGTGACTTCGATTTGGGTCACTCGTTGGCGCGCACATCACAAGCGAAGTAGATCAGCCCTCTGCCGGTAAGGACATGTGGCAACGTCGCACTTGCATGGCCGGATTCTTGTCGTgttgactttaaaaaaaaaatagattagttttattatattttatttaaagaatgattttttttttttttttttgataattcgacttttttctgtctttgtccttCGTCCAATACATTTGTTTTTTTAGAATTACTTTATCATTacaatcctgttttttttttcctgaacgcTGATGCAATACCTCTGCAACGAGTGGGCAATCCTGTTTATATCTCGACCGTGTTGAAATTCTGATTTCTTGCAATATGGCAAAGGATCATGTAATCTGAAACAGCATTATTTCAACACTCGTTTACACTATATCAGTGCTGTAATTGTACTTgctacattgagagagagagagagagagagagagagagagagagagagagagagagagagagagagagagagagagagagagagagagagagagagagaatgagagagagagagagagagagatagagagtgagagagagagagagagagagagagagagagagagagagagagagagagagagagagagagagagagagagaatgagagagagagagagagagagagagagagagagagagagagagagagagagagagagagagagagagagagagagagagagagagagagagagagagagagagagagagagagagagagagagagagagagaatcagtcgACAACTCATTCTCTGTTCCCTCGAATGagcataaaaaggaaaggaagaaataaggagagagggagagagggagagggagagagagagagagagagagagagagagagagagagagagagagagagagagagagaggagagagagagagagagagagagagagagagagagagagaaagagagaatcagtcGACAACTCATTCTCTGTTCCCTCGAATGagcataaaaaggaaaggaagaaataaggagagagggagagagggagagtgagagagggggggaaagagagagagagagagagagagagagagagagagagagagagagagagagagagagaggagagagagagagagagagagagagagagagagaaagagagaatcagtcGACAACTCATTCTCTGTTCCCTCGAATGagcataaaaaggaaaggaagaaataaggagagagggagagagggagagtgagagagggggggaaagagagagagagagagagagagagagagagagagagagagagagagagagagagaggagagagagagagagagagagagagagagagagaaagagagaatcagtcGACAACTCATTCTCTGTTCCCTCGAATGagcataaaaaggaaaggaagaaataaggagagagggagagagggagagtgagagagggggggaaagagagagagagagagagagagagagagagagagagagagagagagagagagagagagagagagagagagagagagagagagagagagagagagagaatcagtcgACAACTCATTCTCTGTTCCCTCGAATGagcataaaaaggaaaggaagaaataaggagagagggagagagggagagagagagagagagagagagagagagagagagagagagagagagagagagagagagagagagagagagagagagagagagagagagagagagagagagagtcagtcgaCAACTCATTCTCTGTTCCCTCGAATGagcataaaaaggaaaggaagaaataaggagagagggagagagggagagggagagagagagagagagagagagagagagagagagagagagagagagagagagagagagagagagagagagagagagagagagagagagagagagagagagagagagaagcagataaccAGACACACTGAGTAAAATTCAGAGACCTCAACGCTGCCTCAAGTAGACCACGGGAAGGACTGAAcattaaagaaaacggagtgAGCCGCTTCCAAGGAGgaccaaagaaaataaattactttttatctctctttcaaaacacatttttttttctcggttgcAACTCGGTGCTTATTTGATTCCTAAATATAGTCTGCACGACGCCTCAAACGTTGATATAGTTCAAGGCTAATAAACATACAATATCATTATAAGATACGTGACCTTATCTCAGAACATGACCAAATTACAGGGTGTGACCTTTCTCCTCGTTAATGAAATGTTATAAATAATCCAGACTACATTatactgatagtgatactgatgacgGTTATCCAAaccacaatgaaaataatatatagggCAGTCATATATGGATGACGGCGATGAAAATACTGGTCTAAATATTACTTTTGcagtatctgtctgtccgtctgtatacTAGACTTTAGATGACGGAGAGATGTCGACTTGGAATCTTTTTCAGTACACTTTTGCTAAAGTAACATATTGGCTACAAAATGACATCAATTGGTCACGATCGACATACAGACAAGACGGTGGttcttatgtatgtctgtacacatgtatgttaacagacacacacacacacacacacacacacacacacacacacacacacacacacacacacaagcacacacacacacacaatcaaggaGCACTATATACAAATGCTAATATCAATATTCGCCCGTCACCCGTCGCCTCTCGGATTTGCCCCCCTTGAAGAGAAGAACTTTCCCATACCCCAAGCCTTTCCCTCCCCTGAATGAACTTCCCCTAGGAAGAGCCCGGGGAGTGAACGCAGCGTCGGGTCACGATGGGGCATGCGTGGCCTAAGTTAGGGCGTTGACGGGGGCGTGGGTATTAtcataggagaaggggggggggggggctggaggctGTTTGAAGGTAGTTGTAgtcgtggtagtaatagtagaagtagtagaagtgtAGGAGTtgcagtagtggtagttgtagaagTGGTAATAGTTAGAGAAGtcgtggtggtggaagaggtagtcgaagtagtagtagtaatagtaatagtagtggtagtaatgataatagtaggtgtagtatagtagtagtattagaagtagtagtatagtagtagtattagcagtagtagtatagtagtagaagtagtagtagtagtagtagtagtagtagtagtagtagtagtagtagtagtagttgttgcagTACTACTAACAAAAAGCAATAAAGCTAATAAACGAAAATAATGCAATGGTAAAACATaatgcagaaggaggaggaagaataatttaagatgaatgaatacaaaaaggaataggaagaagagaaagaaaagggaacagcagacagagaaacaaaataagaagagaatgaaataaaagaataaggaatgaaggagaagaagaagagtgaaaagggaaTAACAAATCgaagagacgaaaaaagagaaataaataacagaagagggaaaacaaagaagaaaagaaaaagcagacgAGAATAACaaagaacgtaaaaaaaaaaaaaaaaaaacgaagcaatgGGCGGCCGAAGCGGGAACGGAaacaggagaagataaagaaaaaaaacaacacaataacgaaaaaaagaaagagtagaaacAAGAGATAgagtaggaaaagaagacgaaggaaaaaaagatgaatgcgaacaggagagaaaataaatgaaagacaaataagaaagacTTAGAACTAAAAGGCAAGAGCACGatttttaggggggtgggggtgggggggggcgggctcACCTGTAACGTGAGtcatgaggaaggggggaagagggggagggaggtagaggaggaggaagagggggagggagggagggggatgaagaagaggaagaggaagaggaggagggggagaaggaggaggggtaggaggaggaggaggaggaggaggaggaggaggaggaggaggaggaggagggggaggtgaaggaggagggggaggagcgaggggggatgaagaagagg of Penaeus chinensis breed Huanghai No. 1 chromosome 37, ASM1920278v2, whole genome shotgun sequence contains these proteins:
- the LOC125045416 gene encoding trigger factor-like isoform X2; the protein is MMRFWRMVVATMLVVAVAVAVVAAEEGEPQLPAAAQEAGTEEVAENSDTTDPPTADDQAAQDEAVTSQTTEDAEADDDDAAAEPEDSGDDDDDGGDGDGAGNNGDSLAVHLPALLASTVFALKFAH
- the LOC125045416 gene encoding transcription termination factor Rho-like isoform X1 gives rise to the protein MMRFWRMVVATMLVVAVAVAVVAAEEGEPQLPAAAQEAGTEEVAENSDTTDPPTADDQAAQDEAVTSQTTEDAEADDDEVEGSETAKESPSSDAAAEPEDSGDDDDDGGDGDGAGNNGDSLAVHLPALLASTVFALKFAH